In Solibacillus isronensis, the following are encoded in one genomic region:
- a CDS encoding NAD(P)-dependent oxidoreductase translates to MNLLILGGTGRVGSHLVMNALKDGHHVTALVRTPDKIENQHENLTVIQGNVLKKEDVARAIYGVDVVLSALNTDGGTTLTESMPLFIDAMEQEGIKRIITIGTAGILQSRVSPELLRYQSSESKRKLTRAAEEHHKVYELLQQSNLDWTIVCPTYLPDGELIGNYRTERNFLPVDGSQISVPDTADFTYSLLQSNEFIKARVGIAY, encoded by the coding sequence ATGAATCTATTAATTTTAGGCGGAACAGGTCGAGTTGGAAGTCATTTAGTTATGAATGCACTTAAGGACGGCCATCATGTAACAGCTCTCGTTCGTACACCGGACAAAATTGAAAATCAGCATGAAAATTTAACAGTTATTCAAGGGAATGTGCTGAAGAAAGAAGATGTTGCGCGGGCGATATATGGGGTGGATGTAGTGTTAAGTGCACTGAATACAGATGGGGGAACGACTTTAACCGAAAGTATGCCGCTATTTATTGATGCGATGGAACAAGAAGGCATCAAACGAATCATCACGATCGGTACTGCCGGCATTCTGCAAAGCCGGGTCAGCCCGGAACTGCTGCGCTATCAGTCAAGCGAATCAAAGCGGAAGTTAACCCGTGCTGCCGAAGAACACCATAAAGTGTACGAGTTACTGCAGCAGTCCAACCTTGACTGGACAATTGTCTGTCCTACCTATTTGCCGGACGGGGAACTGATCGGGAACTACCGGACAGAACGCAATTTTCTACCGGTAGACGGCAGCCAAATTTCAGTTCCGGATACAGCGGATTTTACCTACAGCTTACTGCAAAGCAACGAATTTATAAAAGCGCGTGTGGGAATCGCTTACTAA
- a CDS encoding amino acid ABC transporter permease yields MEVAIAALPYLLEGLKMTLYIFVIAIVLGFAIGLIVALFRLAPLTILNIIAKVFVNIIRCTPIIVQLFFIYFGVTKFIPMDNITAGILAISLNAGAYFSEIIRAGIQSIDKGQTEAARSLGLSGAQTMKDIIMPQALRRMLPTFTNQAIISLKDTSLLSVIGIADLTQKGDIQASATFAAFEIWLTVGAIYFVILYALTLLSNYLERRMALR; encoded by the coding sequence ATGGAAGTAGCAATCGCTGCGTTACCTTATTTACTGGAAGGGTTGAAGATGACCCTGTACATCTTTGTTATTGCTATTGTATTAGGGTTTGCTATCGGTCTTATCGTAGCATTGTTCCGATTGGCACCATTAACAATTTTAAATATCATTGCAAAAGTCTTTGTTAATATTATCCGTTGTACACCAATCATTGTACAATTATTCTTCATCTACTTCGGTGTAACAAAGTTCATTCCGATGGATAATATTACAGCGGGGATCCTTGCGATTTCATTGAACGCCGGTGCGTATTTCTCTGAAATTATCCGTGCGGGAATTCAATCAATTGATAAAGGACAAACAGAAGCAGCACGTTCACTCGGCCTTTCAGGGGCTCAGACGATGAAGGACATTATTATGCCGCAAGCACTTAGAAGAATGCTTCCTACATTTACGAACCAAGCAATTATTAGTTTGAAAGATACATCGCTATTATCTGTTATCGGTATAGCCGATTTAACGCAAAAAGGCGACATACAGGCTTCTGCTACCTTTGCGGCGTTTGAAATTTGGTTAACTGTCGGAGCAATCTACTTTGTGATTTTATATGCGTTAACATTGTTAAGTAATTACCTCGAAAGGAGAATGGCCCTGCGATGA
- a CDS encoding amino acid ABC transporter ATP-binding protein — translation MSIITVKNLKKSFGILEVLKDISTEIKEKEVVCVIGPSGSGKSTFLRCLNRLEEISGGDVIVNGHAISAKNANLNQIRQEVGMVFQQFNLFPHKTVLQNITYAPLKLKGLTKDQAKERAMELLKKVGLVEKANAYPSELSGGQQQRVAIARALAMQPKIMLFDEPTSALDPEMVGDVLDVMKDLAREGMTMIVVTHEMGFAKEVADRVIFMDGGYIVEENNPKALFETPQEERTKAFLGKVL, via the coding sequence ATGAGCATTATTACCGTAAAAAATCTTAAAAAATCATTTGGGATACTAGAAGTTTTAAAAGATATTTCTACAGAAATTAAAGAAAAAGAAGTTGTCTGTGTTATTGGGCCATCAGGTTCAGGAAAAAGTACCTTTTTACGTTGCTTGAATCGCCTTGAAGAAATTTCAGGCGGAGATGTCATTGTAAACGGTCATGCGATTTCCGCTAAAAATGCAAACTTAAATCAAATTAGACAAGAAGTAGGAATGGTTTTCCAACAGTTTAATTTATTTCCGCATAAAACTGTATTGCAAAATATCACATATGCGCCGCTAAAATTAAAAGGCTTAACGAAAGACCAAGCTAAAGAGCGGGCAATGGAACTGTTGAAAAAAGTTGGTTTAGTAGAGAAAGCCAATGCATATCCTTCTGAGTTATCAGGTGGACAACAACAGCGTGTGGCAATTGCCCGTGCACTTGCTATGCAACCAAAAATCATGTTATTTGATGAACCAACGAGTGCACTTGACCCTGAAATGGTAGGGGATGTTCTTGATGTTATGAAAGACTTGGCAAGAGAAGGTATGACGATGATTGTCGTAACGCATGAGATGGGCTTTGCGAAAGAAGTAGCGGACCGTGTTATTTTTATGGATGGCGGTTACATCGTTGAAGAAAACAATCCTAAAGCGTTGTTTGAAACACCGCAAGAAGAAAGAACAAAAGCGTTTTTAGGAAAAGTATTATAG
- a CDS encoding excinuclease, which translates to MNTRMNPRYKITRHDQEGNPTLSLQECLNFFATKPDFEYRDFYSVTQDGVNMKINGHFFMWQYESQEIPFRFYENELYVAAAHRAVMDKTKEVARGLEANYIEG; encoded by the coding sequence ATGAATACACGAATGAATCCACGATATAAAATTACACGTCATGATCAGGAAGGGAATCCTACGCTCAGCTTACAGGAATGCCTAAACTTCTTTGCGACAAAACCAGATTTCGAATACCGAGATTTCTATAGTGTCACACAAGACGGTGTCAATATGAAAATTAACGGCCACTTCTTCATGTGGCAATATGAAAGCCAGGAAATACCGTTCCGTTTTTACGAAAACGAGCTGTATGTTGCGGCGGCACACCGGGCAGTTATGGATAAAACGAAGGAAGTAGCGCGCGGCCTGGAAGCGAATTATATTGAAGGGTAA
- a CDS encoding endonuclease yields MVKNRNVTLLFSWVLIVFILIQPLQSTVTNAAAGDGSWSTPYSVSQAISNQNNSTKTVQGYVVGQPTSTTTVLTGSFPNDYALAIADNANETNTANMIYVQIPTSFRSSYGLKSNPSLMGKSVKITGALSAYFSHPGLKNSTAFEIVGGSPADPEPIPTPNPSTGAYYDAAIGKTGTALKSALHNIIDDHTEISYSNVWTALRETDEDPNNSNNVILLYTGRSQSKFTNGGNVNDWNREHVWAKSHGSFGTSMGAGTDLHHLRPTDVSVNGTRSNLDFDNGGNEHSEASGNYYDSDSWEPRDSVKGDVARMLFYMAVRYEGDSGEVDLELNNKVNNGTAPYHGKLSVLLQWHKQDPVDNFERTRNEIIYTDYQHNRNPFIDHPEWASAIWE; encoded by the coding sequence ATGGTTAAAAATCGAAATGTAACTCTACTGTTTTCTTGGGTACTTATTGTTTTCATTTTAATTCAGCCTCTTCAATCTACTGTTACAAATGCAGCAGCTGGGGACGGGTCATGGTCGACACCTTACTCCGTATCTCAGGCAATCAGCAATCAAAACAACTCCACAAAAACAGTTCAAGGTTATGTGGTGGGACAACCTACATCAACAACGACGGTCCTTACAGGCAGTTTTCCGAATGACTATGCATTGGCTATAGCGGACAATGCGAATGAAACGAATACCGCTAACATGATTTATGTACAGATTCCAACTTCTTTCCGCTCTTCTTACGGATTAAAATCAAATCCTTCATTAATGGGGAAAAGCGTAAAAATTACGGGTGCCTTGTCCGCATACTTTTCTCATCCTGGATTGAAAAATAGTACAGCATTTGAAATAGTGGGGGGAAGTCCTGCCGATCCTGAGCCGATTCCAACACCAAATCCTTCAACGGGTGCCTATTATGATGCAGCTATAGGGAAGACCGGCACAGCTTTAAAATCGGCTTTGCATAATATTATAGATGATCATACCGAAATTTCGTATTCCAATGTATGGACAGCTCTTCGCGAAACAGATGAAGATCCGAACAATTCGAATAACGTCATCCTTCTTTATACAGGCCGCTCCCAAAGCAAATTTACAAACGGCGGGAACGTGAATGACTGGAACCGTGAACATGTTTGGGCAAAATCGCATGGTAGCTTTGGCACATCGATGGGTGCAGGAACTGACTTGCATCACTTGCGTCCAACCGATGTCAGTGTCAACGGTACGCGAAGCAATCTTGACTTTGACAATGGCGGGAACGAGCATTCAGAAGCATCGGGCAACTACTATGATTCTGATTCATGGGAGCCAAGAGACAGCGTAAAAGGTGATGTTGCCCGTATGCTGTTTTATATGGCGGTTCGATATGAAGGGGACAGCGGAGAAGTAGATTTGGAATTAAATAATAAAGTAAATAACGGCACGGCGCCTTATCACGGGAAACTTTCAGTACTGCTCCAATGGCATAAACAAGACCCGGTCGACAATTTTGAACGTACAAGAAATGAAATTATATATACCGATTACCAGCATAACCGTAATCCATTTATCGATCATCCTGAGTGGGCATCCGCTATTTGGGAATAA
- a CDS encoding SDR family oxidoreductase, protein MKLQGKVAIVTGAASGMGKAIAELYAKEGAKVVVSDYNGEGAKTVADAIVAAGGQAIANKANVAELADIERMFEETKAAYGQLDILVNNAGIMDGMEPVGEITDEKWDRVFSVNTMGVMRAMRIATNLFLEQGHGVIVNNISAGGLRGARAGAAYTASKHAVAGLTKNTGYMYANSGIRCNGIAPGGVMTNIQSSMTGVSEFGYSRQSTGQGTMPRAGQPEEIAQLALFLGSDDSSFINGQVIAADAGWTAY, encoded by the coding sequence ATGAAATTACAAGGTAAAGTAGCCATCGTAACTGGTGCAGCTTCTGGTATGGGGAAAGCAATCGCTGAACTTTATGCAAAAGAAGGCGCAAAAGTTGTCGTTTCAGATTATAACGGTGAAGGTGCAAAAACAGTAGCAGACGCAATCGTGGCAGCTGGCGGACAAGCAATCGCAAACAAGGCAAACGTAGCAGAATTAGCTGACATCGAGCGCATGTTTGAAGAAACTAAAGCAGCTTACGGTCAATTAGATATTTTAGTAAACAACGCTGGAATCATGGACGGCATGGAGCCAGTCGGTGAAATTACAGATGAGAAATGGGATCGTGTTTTCTCAGTAAATACAATGGGTGTAATGCGTGCTATGCGTATCGCAACGAACCTCTTCCTTGAACAAGGTCACGGTGTTATCGTAAACAACATCTCAGCAGGCGGTTTACGTGGTGCTCGTGCTGGTGCAGCTTATACTGCTTCGAAACATGCAGTTGCTGGTTTAACGAAAAACACAGGTTATATGTACGCTAACTCTGGCATCCGTTGTAACGGTATCGCACCAGGTGGCGTAATGACAAACATTCAATCATCAATGACAGGTGTTTCTGAGTTCGGATACAGCCGTCAATCTACTGGTCAAGGCACAATGCCTCGTGCTGGTCAACCGGAAGAAATCGCTCAGCTTGCATTATTCCTAGGTTCTGATGATTCAAGCTTCATCAACGGACAAGTCATTGCTGCTGATGCTGGTTGGACTGCATACTAA
- a CDS encoding peptide-methionine (S)-S-oxide reductase: METVYFAGGCLWGVQAFMKTLPGVTFTEAGRANGTTTTLDGDYDGYAECVKTEFDPNVVSMRELMGYFFEIIDPYSVNKQGEDVGEKYRTGVYSENEAHLIDAKAYITARPDADRIVVEVLPLTNYVRSAEEHQDRLTRCPDDYCHIPEALLTKYK; this comes from the coding sequence ATGGAAACTGTATATTTTGCAGGTGGGTGTTTATGGGGTGTACAGGCATTTATGAAAACATTGCCTGGTGTAACATTTACTGAAGCCGGAAGAGCAAACGGAACGACAACCACTCTGGACGGCGATTATGATGGGTATGCCGAGTGTGTTAAAACCGAGTTTGATCCGAATGTTGTATCGATGCGCGAATTAATGGGGTACTTTTTTGAAATCATCGATCCGTACAGTGTGAACAAACAAGGCGAGGATGTAGGGGAGAAATACCGAACGGGTGTCTATAGCGAAAACGAAGCACACTTGATTGATGCAAAGGCATATATTACAGCGAGACCGGATGCTGACCGGATTGTTGTGGAAGTGCTGCCGCTCACTAACTATGTGAGAAGTGCGGAAGAGCATCAGGACCGGTTAACAAGATGTCCGGATGATTACTGCCATATTCCTGAAGCGTTATTAACGAAATATAAATGA
- a CDS encoding cupin domain-containing protein, with protein MYYQSYGYPYQAPYYMNSSPYNYGGTPTYWTYPYGAISINQLNPSPVSGGNNGMMLKDYGATPFVININEASKQNNTYRTALWTGKHLQLTLMSLEPGEDIGLEMHPNVDQFLRIEQGQGVTQMGKNKNRLDFRRNVQDDFAIFIPAGTWHNLTNTGNVPLKLYSIYAPPNHPFGTVHPTKAAAMAMKEGGGHSNEFPVISGKTPDEWIRHTEFLVKEGLEDFQRGINTTHILQEFILMGVLVGKGYSPEEAYETVEEWERSGKSKLLQQSKNM; from the coding sequence ATGTATTATCAATCTTATGGGTATCCATATCAAGCACCATATTATATGAATTCTTCGCCGTATAATTATGGTGGAACCCCGACTTACTGGACATACCCGTATGGGGCTATTTCTATAAATCAATTAAATCCCTCTCCTGTTTCCGGTGGGAATAATGGAATGATGTTAAAGGATTATGGAGCGACCCCATTTGTCATCAATATTAATGAGGCATCGAAGCAAAACAATACGTACCGTACGGCTTTATGGACTGGGAAGCATTTGCAGCTCACATTAATGAGTCTGGAGCCGGGAGAAGATATTGGACTGGAGATGCATCCGAATGTCGATCAATTTTTACGGATAGAGCAAGGGCAAGGGGTAACTCAAATGGGCAAAAATAAAAATCGATTAGACTTCAGAAGAAATGTCCAGGATGACTTTGCCATTTTCATCCCTGCCGGAACATGGCATAACTTAACAAATACCGGTAATGTCCCACTAAAACTATATTCTATCTACGCTCCGCCGAACCATCCATTCGGAACGGTTCACCCTACGAAAGCTGCAGCAATGGCTATGAAAGAAGGCGGAGGTCACAGCAATGAATTCCCTGTTATTTCTGGGAAGACGCCGGATGAATGGATACGGCATACTGAATTTTTAGTGAAAGAAGGATTAGAAGATTTTCAAAGAGGGATAAACACTACTCATATTCTTCAGGAATTTATTCTTATGGGCGTTCTAGTAGGAAAAGGATACTCTCCGGAAGAAGCATATGAGACAGTGGAAGAGTGGGAACGGTCCGGGAAGTCTAAACTTCTGCAGCAAAGTAAAAATATGTAG
- a CDS encoding LURP-one-related/scramblase family protein encodes MKQLYIKQKVFSLSGKFTVMDQHENDVYFVEGSFMQIPKTYSIMDTARNEVALITKKVLSLLPKFYVEVEGREVLTIQKELSLFKARYSVDAVGVEIEGNWWDMHFAVKQHGEVIGQVSKEWFTWGDSYKVEVFKDDMEKIIIAIVIAIDCVKADQDAAASV; translated from the coding sequence ATGAAACAGCTCTATATTAAACAAAAGGTTTTCAGTCTTAGCGGAAAATTTACGGTAATGGATCAGCACGAAAATGATGTATATTTTGTGGAAGGAAGTTTTATGCAAATACCGAAAACGTACTCGATTATGGATACAGCAAGAAATGAAGTCGCGCTAATTACGAAAAAGGTGCTCAGCTTGCTGCCAAAATTTTATGTGGAAGTCGAAGGACGAGAGGTATTGACAATCCAGAAGGAGCTCTCGCTTTTCAAGGCACGCTATTCGGTGGATGCAGTTGGGGTGGAAATTGAGGGGAACTGGTGGGATATGCACTTTGCAGTAAAACAGCATGGGGAAGTCATCGGACAAGTAAGCAAGGAATGGTTTACATGGGGGGATAGCTACAAGGTGGAAGTATTTAAGGATGACATGGAAAAAATCATCATTGCTATTGTAATTGCAATCGATTGTGTGAAAGCTGATCAGGATGCAGCGGCGTCTGTTTAA
- the arr gene encoding NAD(+)--rifampin ADP-ribosyltransferase translates to MKDQTDVLDRGPFFHGTKAELNIGDLLEPLHLSNYQDKKSNYIYFTATLEAAKWGAELARSTAKERIYIVEPLGEFENDPNVTDKRFPGNPTRSYRSKSPLKIVAELGCWERHSDEVINHMLASLKKLSEEGKNVIYD, encoded by the coding sequence ATGAAAGATCAAACAGATGTCCTCGATCGGGGTCCTTTTTTTCATGGTACGAAAGCAGAACTAAATATCGGAGATTTATTGGAGCCTCTTCACTTATCCAATTATCAGGATAAGAAATCGAACTATATTTACTTTACCGCAACATTGGAAGCTGCAAAATGGGGTGCCGAATTGGCAAGATCAACAGCAAAAGAGCGAATTTATATTGTTGAACCATTAGGTGAATTCGAAAATGACCCGAACGTTACGGACAAAAGATTCCCAGGTAACCCAACACGCTCATATCGTTCGAAATCTCCTTTGAAAATAGTCGCCGAATTAGGTTGTTGGGAGCGCCATTCCGATGAAGTCATCAATCATATGCTGGCATCTTTAAAGAAATTAAGTGAAGAAGGGAAAAATGTAATTTACGATTAA
- a CDS encoding nuclease-related domain-containing protein — translation MLVFGLLSYILVLVILLKVNTYVAIGFIIVTSLVSNAYLPQLKGYVGERRIRKILESLGEDVKIYNDLYVPKKNGEMTQIDHVLLSPNGIFVIETKNYTGWIFGSESQRNWTQTIYKKKSRFYNPVMQNKAHIKALQHYLNMDVPLHSIIVFSNAATFKFKEPFHEAHVLQTKHLKRTINQFTINEISGEQLSRISQLLHALVPDTKQQKKEIKKRHLEYVKVIAKPAKKKVIKVKAEPVTAGPVIVEPVRVSTDTACPKCGSNLVVRNGKRGSFYGCQGFPKCRFTRDL, via the coding sequence ATGTTAGTTTTCGGTTTACTTTCATACATATTGGTATTAGTAATTTTGTTAAAGGTGAACACTTATGTAGCAATCGGTTTTATTATAGTAACTTCACTCGTTTCTAATGCTTATTTACCACAGCTGAAAGGATATGTTGGGGAACGGCGTATTCGCAAAATACTGGAAAGTTTAGGGGAGGACGTTAAGATTTACAATGATTTGTATGTCCCAAAAAAGAATGGGGAAATGACACAGATCGATCATGTATTACTTTCGCCAAATGGCATCTTTGTAATCGAAACAAAAAATTATACAGGGTGGATCTTTGGTAGTGAAAGTCAAAGAAACTGGACGCAAACAATCTATAAGAAAAAGTCACGTTTCTATAATCCGGTCATGCAAAATAAAGCGCATATTAAAGCATTGCAGCACTACTTAAATATGGATGTACCACTGCATTCAATAATCGTGTTTTCGAATGCGGCAACATTTAAATTTAAAGAACCTTTTCATGAAGCACATGTTCTTCAAACAAAACATTTAAAACGAACAATTAATCAATTTACGATAAATGAAATATCAGGCGAACAACTTAGCAGGATTTCGCAGTTGCTACATGCACTTGTTCCCGATACAAAGCAGCAAAAGAAGGAGATTAAAAAGCGCCATCTAGAATATGTGAAAGTAATCGCCAAACCTGCAAAGAAAAAAGTGATTAAAGTAAAGGCGGAGCCCGTTACTGCAGGACCGGTAATCGTTGAGCCTGTTCGTGTTTCTACAGATACTGCTTGTCCGAAATGCGGTAGTAACTTGGTAGTGCGTAATGGCAAGCGCGGGTCATTTTATGGCTGTCAGGGCTTTCCGAAGTGCCGGTTTACGAGGGATTTATGA
- a CDS encoding TetR/AcrR family transcriptional regulator, producing MNKNDLRVIKTKKTIHKALLLLLKEKSLPQIKITELCKEATINRGTFYFHYQSVDDVLQELFEEIMLDLQISYDEPFKEGLELTVSGMNLNPNSVKIFDHVKKYEDFYKIVLSEDVSMKYYYMLFDEICKLMDETDYVKHENELKKYLHAYNANAIIGLLIQWYLNNFEDSVDMMNNRLVEIVKFRQSLK from the coding sequence ATGAATAAAAATGATCTTCGTGTTATCAAAACGAAAAAAACAATACATAAAGCATTACTTTTATTATTGAAGGAAAAGTCATTGCCCCAAATTAAAATTACCGAGCTTTGTAAAGAAGCGACGATTAATCGCGGGACGTTTTATTTCCATTATCAAAGTGTTGACGATGTACTTCAGGAATTGTTCGAAGAAATTATGCTGGATTTACAAATTTCATATGATGAGCCATTTAAAGAAGGGTTGGAACTAACCGTCAGCGGAATGAACTTAAACCCAAATTCAGTAAAGATTTTCGACCACGTAAAAAAATACGAGGATTTTTACAAAATTGTATTATCTGAAGATGTGTCGATGAAATATTATTACATGCTCTTTGATGAAATCTGCAAGCTGATGGATGAGACCGATTATGTAAAGCATGAAAATGAGTTAAAGAAATATTTGCATGCCTACAATGCAAATGCCATTATCGGATTACTCATTCAATGGTACTTGAATAACTTTGAAGACTCCGTTGATATGATGAACAATCGCCTTGTGGAAATTGTGAAATTCCGGCAATCGCTTAAATGA
- a CDS encoding DUF2075 domain-containing protein → MSAIEILSWPFKQESINQINNNEHYLNYPVIYVLNGNKEAYIGETVYFKSRMKAHLTARKNVSQINLIKHEKFNRSATFHLETKLINYFLGDEKYTLQNKSKTASDFTHNYYDKPYYDQELFKEIWQRLHEQKLVDHELHVIENKDIFKLSPFKELSFEQLELKEKVLEFCEKQVSANPEEYGSLLVIEGEAGVGKSVVLSSIFNTIQERAEEASSPLYQTENYLVVNHEEMFKTYKGIAKQIKHLKAKNFAKPTPLVNSLQRDNKKADIIFVDEAHLLLTKPDTYNNFHGNNHLEELLKLAKVVVIIYDQNQVLKLKSLWGAATLEQLKKQSTYTEEYQLTNQFRMQANDDVINWINAFKNKKLLPLPHDENYEFKVFETMKDMHDAIKMRNSEFGLSRVVSTFDYLHKKDGGTYYVNESNGAYKIAWNTTSTKYTWAEKPETVHEAGSIYTIQGFDLNYVGVVLGPSVQYDEAQDEIVIDPSKYMDKGAYSGTEGIADVNEAKEKIVLNSINILMKRGIKGLYIYASDEALRNKLLADQHRDSK, encoded by the coding sequence TTGTCAGCAATCGAAATACTGTCCTGGCCGTTCAAGCAAGAAAGCATCAATCAGATTAATAACAATGAACACTATCTGAACTACCCGGTCATCTACGTGTTAAATGGCAATAAAGAAGCTTATATTGGGGAGACGGTGTACTTTAAAAGCCGGATGAAAGCTCATTTAACTGCCCGTAAAAACGTCAGTCAGATTAACCTCATCAAGCATGAAAAATTCAACCGTTCGGCAACCTTCCATCTGGAAACGAAGCTGATTAATTATTTTCTTGGTGATGAAAAATATACGCTGCAAAACAAAAGTAAAACGGCGAGCGATTTTACACACAATTATTACGACAAGCCGTATTACGATCAAGAATTGTTTAAAGAAATCTGGCAGAGGCTGCACGAGCAAAAGCTGGTCGATCATGAACTGCATGTCATTGAAAATAAAGACATTTTTAAATTGTCGCCGTTTAAAGAACTATCGTTCGAGCAGCTTGAACTGAAAGAAAAGGTACTCGAATTTTGTGAGAAACAAGTAAGTGCCAATCCTGAAGAATACGGCAGTTTACTCGTCATTGAAGGTGAAGCGGGTGTCGGGAAAAGCGTTGTGTTAAGCTCGATTTTCAACACGATTCAGGAACGGGCGGAAGAAGCTTCGTCACCGCTTTATCAAACAGAAAATTATCTGGTCGTGAATCACGAAGAAATGTTCAAGACCTATAAAGGGATTGCGAAACAGATAAAGCATTTAAAAGCGAAAAACTTTGCAAAGCCGACACCTTTAGTCAATTCGCTGCAAAGAGACAATAAAAAGGCGGACATCATTTTTGTGGATGAAGCGCATTTATTGCTGACAAAGCCGGATACGTATAATAACTTCCACGGCAATAATCACTTGGAGGAACTATTAAAGTTAGCGAAAGTCGTCGTCATCATTTACGACCAAAATCAGGTGCTCAAACTGAAGAGTCTATGGGGTGCGGCAACACTTGAACAATTAAAGAAGCAAAGTACGTACACCGAAGAATACCAGTTAACGAACCAGTTCCGGATGCAGGCAAATGATGATGTCATTAATTGGATTAATGCCTTCAAAAATAAAAAGCTGCTTCCGCTGCCTCATGATGAAAATTATGAATTCAAAGTGTTCGAAACGATGAAGGATATGCATGATGCAATAAAGATGCGCAACAGTGAATTTGGCTTAAGCCGGGTCGTTTCAACATTTGATTACTTGCATAAAAAAGATGGCGGGACGTATTATGTGAACGAATCAAACGGCGCATACAAAATTGCTTGGAATACGACAAGTACGAAATATACATGGGCGGAAAAGCCTGAAACGGTGCATGAAGCCGGCTCGATCTATACGATTCAAGGGTTTGATTTAAATTACGTAGGTGTTGTACTAGGACCGTCTGTTCAATATGACGAAGCCCAAGACGAAATAGTCATTGATCCGAGCAAGTATATGGATAAAGGGGCCTACTCAGGCACGGAAGGCATTGCCGATGTGAACGAAGCGAAGGAAAAGATTGTGCTGAACTCGATTAATATTTTAATGAAGCGCGGGATTAAAGGGCTTTACATTTATGCAAGTGATGAAGCATTACGAAACAAGTTGTTAGCCGATCAACATCGAGACAGTAAGTAA
- a CDS encoding phosphoglycerate mutase yields MGEIDISKEAIEKDLALIKTCLRLINQAVILRERNGETFTPSENEELHRLISKIDKDLNKLKMNINYDTKL; encoded by the coding sequence ATGGGCGAAATAGACATAAGTAAAGAGGCAATCGAAAAGGATTTGGCACTGATTAAAACATGTTTAAGACTCATTAATCAAGCGGTGATTTTAAGGGAACGCAATGGCGAAACCTTTACCCCTTCTGAAAATGAAGAGTTACATAGATTAATTTCTAAAATTGATAAAGATTTAAACAAACTTAAAATGAACATAAATTATGATACAAAGCTATAA